A window of the Oncorhynchus mykiss isolate Arlee chromosome 15, USDA_OmykA_1.1, whole genome shotgun sequence genome harbors these coding sequences:
- the LOC118938877 gene encoding shaker-related potassium channel tsha2-like translates to MTVVPRENHDETVALTALSQDVFDPVDQRTDQECCERVVINISGLLFETQLKTLAHFPTTLLGDPRKRMRFFDPLRNEYFFDRNRPSFDAILYYYQSGGRLRRPVNVPLDIFMEEIKFYQLGEDVIENFKEDEGFIKEEERPLPDNEFQRQVWLLFEYPESSGPARGIAIVSVLVILISIVIFCLETLPEFRDEKEKHWDTELALNGTNSSKKPNPFTDPFFIVETLCIIWFSFELFVRFLACPSKPAFFKNMMNTIDIVAIMPYFITLGLELAEHQGNGQQAMSLAILRVIRLVRVFRIFKLSRHSKGLQILGQTLKASMRELGLLIFFLFIGVILFSSAVYFAETDDPDSGFSSIPDAFWWAVVSMTTVGYGDMCPVTIGGKIVGSLCAIAGVLTIALPVPVIVSNFNYFYHRETEHEEQFQYTHVTCGQQQQPSFGELKNSDSQPSSLSKSDLIATEDADSIKYTNCSPHKAHCSPHKAYTGKLTNV, encoded by the coding sequence ATGACAGTAGTGCCCAGGGAGAACCACGATGAGACTGTGGCACTAACAGCCCTGTCCCAAGATGTGTTCGACCCGGTGGATCAGCGGACAGACCAGGAGTGCTGTGAGCGCGTGGTCATTAACATCTCCGGGCTGCTCTTTGAAACCCAGCTGAAAACGCTTGCTCACTTCCCCACCACTTTACTGGGGGATCCGAGGAAGAGAATGCGCTTCTTCGACCCTCTGAGGAACGAGTACTTCTTCGACAGGAACCGACCCAGCTTCGACGCCATCCTCTACTACTACCAGTCTGGCGGCCGCCTCCGGAGACCCGTCAACGTACCCCTGGACATATTTATGGAGGAGATCAAATTTTACCAATTGGGAGAAGATGTGATCGAGAATTTTAAGGAGGATGAGGGATTTAtaaaagaagaggagagaccgTTGCCAGATAATGAGTTTCAACGACAGGTCTGGCTTCTGTTCGAATACCCGGAGAGTTCGGGACCCGCCAGAGGGATTGctattgtctctgttctggtGATTTTAATTTCTATTGTCATCTTCTGTTTGGAGACGCTGCCTGAGTTTAGGGATGAAAAGGAGAAACATTGGGACACTGAGCTGGCGTTGAATGGAACTAACAGCTCTAAAAAGCCCAATCCATTCACAGATCCTTTCTTCATAGTGGAAACCTTGTGTATCATCTGGTTCTCCTTCGAGTTGTTCGTCAGGTTCCTAGCCTGCCCCTCCAAGCCTGCTTTTTTCAAAAACATGATGAACACCATCGACATTGTGGCCATCATGCCCTATTTCATCACCCTGGGCTTGGAGCTGGCGGAGCACCAAGGAAACGGACAGCAGGCCATGTCTCTGGCCATCCTCAGGGTCATCCGGCTGGTCAGGGTGTTCAGGATCTTCAAGCTGTCCAGACACTCCAAGGGACTTCAAATATTAGGACAAACCCTCAAAGCCAGTATGAGAGAGTTGGGGTTGCTCATTTTCTTCCTCTTCATCGGAGTCATCCTCTTCTCCAGTGCTGTCTACTTCGCCGAAACCGACGATCCAGACTCCGGTTTCAGCTCGATCCCCGACGCGTTCTGGTGGGCTGTGGTCTCCATGACTACCGTTGGCTACGGGGACATGTGCCCGGTGACCATCGGCGGAAAGATCGTGGGCTCTCTGTGCGCCATAGCCGGTGTGCTCACCATCGCGTTACCGGTCCCGGTCATCGTGTCCAACTTCAACTACTTCTATCACCGGGAGACCGAGCACGAGGAGCAGTTTCAATACACCCACGTGACGTGTGGCCAGCAGCAGCAACCGTCTTTTGGTGAATTAAAGAACAGTGACAGCCAACCATCATCGCTTTCCAAATCGGACTTAATAGCCACGGAGGACGCTGATTCTATCAAATATACCAATTGCAGCCCACACAAAGCGCACTGTAGCCCACACAAAGCGTACACGGGGAAACTCACTAATGTGTGA